From a region of the Georgenia yuyongxinii genome:
- a CDS encoding FtsX-like permease family protein: MSGPAEAAPPERAPHPDAEAPVGRAVLPGWFALLRRQLHLTPEVNVVLAVLVAVTTLFVVAAPRAAAAAYDDALVHRVATALPVQRDLTVSGTPGRFFEPQPFTDALVADVRQAVLDRLGAPAADLLGATGFAAYSQGFDSRTLPDGAQPGGEPARLTLRMQEAWTERVQLVAGRAPTSQLGGVAVDPDLTSPDPGGDLPAVEVALAEPVAATLDAQVGDALLLESPGDGVQLPQFTVVVTGIFRAVDDGDDYWAADPRALVPARAPTGDGGLRWLATALVAEDGYGALTSAFAGAGAPPSLPPQVSGNLTHAWRFVWDAERLRAADAAVLTAAVGRVQTAGTTLAPFPVRASTGLVGLLDAHALAVGVTRSLDSVAYAGIAALAVLSTTLTMLVGTSQRRERLRLVRARGASLTQVSLLLAAQTLAWVLPGAVVALVAAWVLVPDGGSPAPLLLAAATVLLPLLVVPWAVRAETRTLHGPPARGRLHPAARLAPELAVLALAVLGVLALRRRGLSQPAEGGVDLYAALVPTLVGLAVGLVVLRLYPYPIRWAAGALARRPGLTAFLGTARAARARPASALPLLVLLLAVALSIFAGTVLSTVAVEQSRAAWREVGADLRVDDPALTAEQVETLAGADGVAAVVPAYRDVGAAVGELRPVTALGADPAAFAELLAGTPLAVDLPDLGGGGGRDDPLPAAVSTAVGDDAALGTAGRLVPLDLRGVVPALRRGADADAVVVLVPLADLTAVTGGGVEPTSVLVDLDGTLGGDVPGEGVGDAPGDGTADADAESRVEALLGPSASRDVTSREEVRDAVAEAPLPAHLRRAYAGAVVLAAGYSVVSVALLLALSAAERRAAVSRLRTMGMRPRDVRRLPAWEVLPLAVAALLPGVAVGLALPLLLGPALDLSPFTGGPADPPLRPDILVTVALCVLVAGAVAVAVLLDAARDRRANLSSALRIGDQT; this comes from the coding sequence ATGAGCGGCCCCGCCGAAGCGGCCCCGCCGGAGCGTGCACCGCACCCGGACGCCGAGGCGCCGGTGGGCCGCGCCGTCCTGCCCGGCTGGTTCGCGCTGCTGCGTCGCCAGCTCCACCTGACCCCCGAGGTCAACGTGGTCCTCGCGGTGCTGGTGGCCGTGACCACCCTCTTCGTCGTGGCCGCCCCGCGAGCCGCGGCCGCCGCCTATGACGACGCGCTCGTCCACCGCGTCGCCACGGCCCTGCCGGTCCAGCGCGACCTCACCGTCTCGGGCACCCCCGGCCGGTTCTTCGAGCCTCAGCCCTTCACCGACGCCCTCGTGGCCGACGTGCGGCAGGCGGTGCTCGACCGGCTCGGCGCCCCGGCCGCCGACCTGCTCGGCGCGACAGGGTTCGCCGCCTACTCCCAAGGCTTCGACAGCCGGACCCTGCCCGACGGCGCCCAGCCCGGCGGCGAGCCGGCCCGACTGACGCTGCGCATGCAGGAGGCCTGGACCGAGCGGGTGCAGCTCGTGGCCGGCCGGGCGCCCACGTCGCAGCTCGGCGGGGTGGCGGTCGACCCGGACCTGACCAGCCCGGACCCGGGCGGCGACCTCCCGGCCGTCGAGGTCGCCCTCGCCGAGCCGGTCGCCGCGACCCTTGACGCGCAGGTGGGCGACGCGCTGCTGCTCGAGTCCCCCGGCGACGGCGTGCAGCTGCCCCAGTTCACCGTGGTCGTGACGGGGATCTTCCGTGCCGTCGACGACGGCGACGACTACTGGGCGGCCGACCCGCGGGCCCTCGTCCCGGCCCGGGCGCCGACCGGCGACGGCGGGTTGCGCTGGCTAGCCACCGCACTGGTCGCGGAGGACGGGTACGGCGCCCTGACCAGTGCCTTCGCCGGGGCCGGCGCGCCGCCGTCGCTCCCGCCGCAGGTCTCCGGGAACCTCACCCATGCCTGGCGCTTCGTGTGGGACGCCGAGCGGCTCCGGGCGGCGGACGCGGCGGTCCTGACCGCTGCGGTTGGCCGGGTGCAGACGGCCGGCACGACCCTGGCCCCGTTCCCAGTCCGGGCCTCCACCGGCCTCGTCGGCCTGCTCGACGCGCACGCCCTGGCGGTGGGGGTCACCCGCAGCCTGGACTCGGTGGCCTACGCCGGCATCGCGGCGCTGGCGGTGCTCAGCACGACCCTGACCATGCTCGTGGGCACCAGCCAGCGGCGCGAACGCCTGCGGCTCGTCCGGGCCCGCGGTGCCTCGCTGACCCAGGTCTCGCTCCTCCTGGCCGCCCAGACCCTCGCCTGGGTGCTGCCCGGCGCGGTGGTGGCGCTCGTGGCGGCGTGGGTGCTCGTGCCCGACGGCGGCTCCCCCGCGCCGCTGCTGCTCGCCGCCGCGACGGTCCTCCTCCCGCTGCTCGTGGTGCCGTGGGCGGTGCGCGCGGAGACCCGTACGCTGCACGGCCCGCCGGCCCGGGGGCGACTGCACCCGGCGGCCCGGCTGGCCCCGGAGCTGGCGGTGCTCGCCCTGGCCGTGCTGGGGGTGCTCGCCCTGCGCCGTCGCGGCCTGTCCCAGCCGGCCGAGGGTGGCGTCGACCTGTACGCCGCGCTGGTGCCCACGCTGGTCGGGCTCGCCGTCGGCCTGGTCGTGCTGCGGCTGTACCCCTACCCGATCCGCTGGGCCGCGGGTGCCCTCGCCCGCCGTCCGGGCCTGACCGCGTTCCTGGGCACCGCCCGGGCGGCGCGGGCCCGCCCGGCATCGGCGCTGCCGCTGCTGGTGCTGCTGCTCGCCGTCGCCCTGTCGATCTTCGCCGGCACGGTGCTCAGCACCGTGGCGGTCGAGCAGTCCCGCGCCGCGTGGCGCGAGGTCGGCGCCGACCTCCGGGTGGACGACCCGGCGCTGACCGCCGAGCAGGTCGAGACACTGGCCGGCGCGGACGGGGTGGCGGCGGTGGTGCCGGCCTACCGGGACGTCGGTGCGGCGGTGGGTGAGCTGCGGCCGGTCACGGCGCTGGGCGCGGACCCGGCGGCGTTCGCGGAGCTGCTGGCCGGCACCCCGCTGGCGGTCGACCTGCCCGATCTCGGCGGCGGGGGCGGCCGGGACGACCCGCTGCCCGCGGCCGTCTCCACCGCCGTCGGCGACGACGCCGCGCTGGGCACGGCAGGCCGGCTGGTCCCGCTGGACCTGCGCGGGGTGGTACCCGCGCTGCGCCGCGGTGCGGACGCCGACGCGGTGGTGGTGCTCGTCCCGCTGGCGGACCTCACCGCCGTGACCGGTGGTGGCGTGGAGCCCACGTCGGTGCTGGTGGACCTCGACGGGACGCTGGGGGGTGACGTACCGGGCGAGGGCGTAGGTGACGCGCCCGGCGACGGCACCGCGGACGCCGACGCGGAGTCGCGCGTCGAGGCGCTGCTAGGGCCGTCGGCGAGCCGGGACGTGACCTCGCGCGAGGAGGTGCGCGACGCCGTCGCCGAGGCCCCGCTGCCCGCCCACCTGCGCCGCGCCTACGCCGGCGCGGTCGTGCTGGCCGCCGGGTACTCGGTGGTCAGCGTGGCGCTGCTGCTCGCCCTGAGCGCAGCCGAGCGACGCGCGGCCGTCTCACGGCTGCGGACCATGGGCATGCGTCCGCGGGACGTGCGGCGCCTGCCCGCGTGGGAGGTGCTGCCCCTGGCGGTCGCGGCCCTGCTCCCCGGGGTGGCGGTGGGCCTGGCCCTGCCGCTGCTGCTCGGGCCGGCGCTCGACCTCTCCCCGTTCACCGGCGGCCCCGCGGACCCGCCGCTGCGGCCCGACATTCTCGTCACGGTGGCGCTATGCGTGCTCGTCGCCGGTGCCGTCGCGGTCGCCGTCCTGCTGGACGCCGCCCGGGACCGGCGCGCCAACCTGTCCTCGGCCCTGCGGATCGGAGACCAGACATGA
- a CDS encoding ABC transporter permease, with protein sequence MRTLGGLATRRLGGHPAAVAAVVATAVLAVLVLATLQAFTSSLSRGGVTTAVTSAEPVDRSIVVSGSIHADGLAAMDTAVRDAVAAADRPITVHLATRSVSWTLPGGQPDSPDLARLAHLSGIEEHAELVGGAWPRDAAPATATRIEVAAPEAVAEQLGWAVGQQVRLESRLPTGPQELAVTVTGIYRATDPTDPFWLGDAFANTGVVREEFTTYGPLVTTAATFADHLARSANATWRLYPQLAGLDAAALPAARADVDALLEDLASRPVLADTEVTSPLPDLLAGAHATQLRTRSALLTPALLLGLLAATAVLLAGSLLGSLRDAEDRLLLARGADRRHLLLLATAEAAVVAVPAAVVAGLVAPPLATALAGTGAAPAGTWLTAVAVAVAVGVLLVVTAARTAPPAPGSRRAARPRLALVRRSGLDLVLVGLGVVGYTQLRRYAGTAGAAALTGRVDPFVVGAPALVLLAVSVVSLRLLPVLTRLGRRLASRSRGLPTAWGGWQVDRYLPRQSGLVLLLVLAVAMGSLALVHRGTAAQAHADQATYQVGADLRVDLPMAPAAASLTVEQLLAAEVGGRERVLPVLRQHVTVGPLDGVDLLALDVDRAPGVVRARPDQLGGRDLAGLLEPLVAARPASAVLDLPGEPATLAVDVELADAAPGTAAEPAAGATPGPTTGARLAVVLEDGSGLWHRVAVDLPTAPGLHTLTFDLTGGSDDGIPTYPLAVAGLDAELPGPLRGDLVREMRTVEAGAAPVVVPGSTEWSWSGGEGRAVAVRAGATAAGPLPVLVTPGVLAAAGAELGEEVRIPWNGGSLTLVPTAVVAGWPSLDEPREGIVADLPSLVARGLDPADLRTTAAALAAPDRVTQWWLGLPESADGTDASAVAEALREALPPGTVVADRAAAAAELAADPLAAGMSQALLLVTGAALVLAVIGFTVTTVVLMNRQRGELAVLYALGAPPRAVRRALLVERAALVTGTTVLGVVLGTVAAVAIVPSTVISTDVVPPVPAVQVAPPWLALVGFAVAVVVLLLLVTLGLVRRLRPRRVAAILRAGGTT encoded by the coding sequence GTGAGGACCCTCGGTGGGCTCGCGACCCGGCGGCTGGGCGGACACCCCGCCGCCGTCGCCGCCGTGGTCGCGACCGCGGTGCTGGCAGTGCTGGTCCTCGCCACGCTCCAGGCCTTCACCAGCTCTCTGTCTCGCGGCGGCGTGACGACCGCCGTCACCAGTGCGGAGCCAGTCGATCGCTCGATCGTCGTGTCCGGCAGCATCCACGCCGACGGTCTCGCCGCGATGGACACTGCCGTGCGCGACGCCGTGGCCGCCGCCGACCGACCGATCACGGTCCACCTGGCCACCCGGTCGGTCTCCTGGACGCTGCCCGGCGGGCAGCCCGACAGCCCCGACCTCGCCCGCCTAGCGCACCTGTCCGGCATCGAGGAACACGCCGAGCTGGTCGGCGGCGCCTGGCCGCGGGACGCCGCACCGGCCACGGCGACCCGGATCGAGGTCGCGGCGCCCGAGGCGGTCGCCGAGCAGCTCGGGTGGGCGGTGGGCCAGCAGGTACGGCTAGAGAGCCGGTTGCCCACCGGCCCGCAGGAGCTCGCCGTCACGGTCACGGGGATCTACCGGGCCACGGACCCCACGGACCCGTTCTGGCTCGGGGACGCCTTCGCGAACACCGGGGTCGTGCGCGAGGAGTTCACCACCTACGGCCCGCTCGTGACGACGGCGGCCACCTTCGCCGACCACCTCGCTCGCAGCGCCAACGCCACCTGGCGGCTCTACCCGCAGCTCGCCGGTCTGGACGCCGCCGCGCTGCCGGCCGCCCGCGCCGACGTCGACGCGCTCCTCGAAGACCTCGCCTCACGCCCGGTCCTGGCCGACACCGAGGTCACCTCCCCGCTGCCGGACCTGCTCGCGGGCGCCCACGCGACCCAGCTGCGCACCCGTTCGGCCCTCCTCACCCCGGCCCTGCTCCTCGGGCTGCTTGCGGCCACCGCGGTGCTGCTCGCCGGCTCCCTCCTCGGCTCCCTCCGGGACGCGGAGGACCGCCTGCTGCTGGCCCGCGGCGCCGACCGCCGCCACCTGCTCCTGCTCGCCACGGCCGAGGCCGCCGTCGTTGCGGTCCCCGCCGCAGTGGTGGCCGGTCTGGTGGCGCCGCCGCTGGCCACCGCCCTGGCCGGCACCGGTGCCGCGCCGGCCGGCACGTGGCTCACGGCGGTCGCTGTCGCCGTGGCCGTGGGCGTGCTGCTGGTGGTCACCGCCGCCCGGACGGCGCCGCCCGCGCCGGGCTCCCGCCGCGCCGCCCGGCCGCGGCTGGCCCTGGTGCGCCGCTCGGGCCTGGACCTGGTGCTGGTGGGTCTGGGCGTCGTCGGGTACACCCAGCTGCGCCGGTACGCGGGCACGGCGGGCGCGGCGGCGCTCACCGGCCGGGTGGACCCCTTCGTGGTGGGCGCCCCGGCCCTGGTGCTGCTGGCCGTGAGCGTGGTGAGCCTGCGGCTGCTGCCGGTGCTGACCCGGCTGGGTCGGCGCCTCGCGAGCCGCAGCCGCGGACTGCCGACGGCGTGGGGCGGGTGGCAGGTGGACCGGTACCTCCCGCGCCAGTCCGGGCTCGTGCTGCTGCTGGTCCTGGCCGTCGCCATGGGCTCCCTCGCCCTCGTCCACCGCGGGACCGCCGCCCAGGCGCACGCGGACCAGGCCACCTACCAGGTGGGTGCCGACCTGCGGGTGGACCTGCCGATGGCGCCTGCCGCCGCCTCGCTGACGGTCGAACAGCTCCTCGCGGCCGAGGTCGGCGGGCGCGAACGGGTGCTGCCCGTGCTGCGCCAGCACGTCACGGTTGGCCCGCTCGACGGGGTCGACCTCCTCGCGCTCGACGTCGACCGCGCGCCGGGCGTGGTGCGTGCCCGCCCGGACCAGCTCGGCGGGCGCGACCTCGCCGGACTTCTCGAGCCGCTGGTCGCTGCCCGCCCGGCCTCGGCGGTGCTCGATTTGCCCGGCGAGCCGGCCACGCTCGCCGTCGACGTCGAGCTCGCCGACGCGGCGCCGGGGACCGCCGCCGAACCGGCAGCCGGGGCCACCCCGGGGCCGACGACCGGGGCCCGCCTGGCGGTCGTGCTCGAGGACGGCAGCGGCCTGTGGCACCGCGTCGCGGTGGACCTCCCCACCGCGCCGGGCCTCCACACCCTCACATTCGACCTCACCGGGGGCTCGGACGACGGCATCCCCACCTACCCCCTCGCCGTCGCCGGGCTCGACGCCGAGCTGCCCGGCCCGCTGCGCGGCGACCTGGTCCGCGAGATGCGGACGGTGGAGGCGGGCGCGGCGCCGGTGGTGGTGCCGGGATCGACCGAGTGGTCGTGGTCGGGCGGGGAGGGCCGCGCCGTCGCCGTCAGAGCCGGCGCGACGGCGGCGGGGCCGCTGCCCGTGCTCGTCACCCCCGGGGTGCTCGCCGCCGCCGGAGCCGAGCTGGGTGAGGAGGTGCGCATCCCCTGGAACGGTGGCTCGCTGACGCTGGTGCCGACCGCCGTCGTGGCGGGTTGGCCCAGCCTGGACGAGCCGCGCGAGGGCATCGTCGCCGACCTGCCGTCCCTGGTCGCCCGGGGCCTGGACCCGGCCGACCTGCGGACCACCGCCGCGGCGCTGGCCGCCCCCGACCGAGTGACGCAGTGGTGGCTGGGCCTGCCCGAGAGCGCCGACGGCACCGACGCGAGCGCCGTCGCCGAGGCCCTGCGCGAGGCGCTGCCACCGGGCACGGTGGTGGCCGACCGGGCCGCCGCCGCCGCCGAGCTCGCCGCCGACCCCCTGGCCGCCGGCATGAGCCAGGCCCTGCTGCTGGTCACCGGGGCGGCGCTGGTCCTTGCGGTCATCGGCTTCACGGTCACCACGGTCGTGCTCATGAACCGCCAGCGGGGCGAGCTCGCCGTGCTCTACGCCCTGGGGGCCCCGCCGCGGGCCGTCCGGCGCGCGCTGCTGGTGGAGCGGGCGGCCCTGGTCACGGGGACCACCGTGCTGGGGGTGGTCCTCGGCACCGTCGCGGCCGTCGCGATCGTGCCCTCGACGGTGATCTCCACCGATGTCGTCCCGCCCGTGCCGGCCGTGCAGGTGGCGCCGCCGTGGCTGGCGCTGGTGGGGTTCGCGGTGGCGGTCGTGGTCCTCCTGCTCCTGGTCACCCTCGGGCTGGTCCGGCGGCTGCGGCCGCGCCGGGTGGCCGCGATCCTCCGTGCCGGAGGGACGACATGA
- the hrpA gene encoding ATP-dependent RNA helicase HrpA, whose product MSGEKDERTTTAAPPSGERAPRRRRGRRGRGGEREPERADRDGARTPRRGGYRAWTTEQLAAREAARPRISYPEQLPVSARREEIAAAIRDHQVVIVSGETGSGKTTQIPKICLELGRGITGTIGHTQPRRLAARTVAERIAEELGVELGGAVGYQVRFTDEVSATTLVKLMTDGILLAEIQRDPLLRRYDTIIVDEAHERSLNIDFILGYLANLLPRRPDLKVVITSATIDSARFAAHFGPREAGRPDGAPVEPAPVVEVSGRTFPVELRYRPLTPDATHPDGTDDDRPVATKPGKGPREEPLDQITGILQAADELMTEGPGDILVFLSGEREIRDTHVALAEHLGPRYLAPGGRSTVPGAVEVVPLYARLSSAEQHRVFEPHTTRRIVLATNVAETSLTVPGIRYVIDPGTARISRYSTRTKVQRLPIEPVSQASANQRSGRCGRVADGIAIRLYSEQDFASRPEFTEPEILRTSLAAVILQMAALGLGDVARFPFVDPPDTRAVRDGVQLLHEIGALDPAAADPRDRLTDVGRQLARLPIDPRLGRMLLEAEKNGCAAEVMIIVAALSVQDVRERPSEHQQAADEKHRRFTDPTSDFLAYLNLWRYLRTQQRDLSGSAFRRLCRAEYLNYLRVREWQDVVAQLRQLAKPLGLSLRPLALPHEDEIAATAEHTADGRPDLARAVVAVGRGSDAASADALHQSLLVGLLSNLGSWDERRREYAGARGTRFVVWPGSGLVKKTPAWVMAAELVETSRLFARTVARIQPEWVEPLAAHLVKRTYSEPYWSTKHGAAMVKEKVLLYGMTLVADRPVLLGRLGDTPLGDVSARELAREMFIREALVGGQWRTHHQFYARNQELLTQAQDFESRARRRDLVLDEDGLFAFYDERLPESVVSARHFDTWWKQTRRTDPDLLTFTMDLLVPQAAAVSGADFPDTWRQGDLTLPLTYQFEPGSYADGVTVHVPVEVLARLRPDGFDWMVPGLAPELATATIRALPKKVRVQLVPAPDVARQVVDALPPWHEVAPAPEGAQSYHDAFASAVRRLRDVEVPDDAWDEEKLPDHLRMTFRVLSERGAVLSEGKNLIALQRELAPQAQQAVRAAVRGAVRVAMEEAQVASGPAGRADRATLSSSARSDGASLTSSASSSTAGGDDVARSAHVTPMLPEQHDLTTWPDVPGGTIPRQVESTGSQGLIVRGYPALVELSGAGGKGTPNVALRVLADAGDQAAAHRLGLRRLVLLETALNVQRVTSRWTGRQALTLAASPYPNTEALVADVQLAAVGALVDEWTAAHAGRQVVDASAYAELVAHVRAALEERVHRVIGQVVATLDAHRDVEAAIKSATSMMLLNTLTEVRDQVARLVFPGFVSSTPPDRLVHLPRYLRAAQRRIERAEQNVHQDADLAWKVGELEEAYEAEVAAGERLAPDPARDARLAEVRWMLEELRVSFFAQQLGTPIKVSEKRIRKVLAEV is encoded by the coding sequence GTGAGTGGCGAGAAGGACGAGCGGACGACGACGGCGGCACCGCCGTCGGGTGAGCGTGCCCCCCGCCGGCGGCGCGGGCGCCGGGGCCGCGGCGGCGAGCGCGAACCGGAGCGCGCCGACCGTGACGGTGCGCGCACACCGCGCCGCGGCGGCTACCGGGCGTGGACGACCGAGCAGCTGGCCGCCCGCGAGGCGGCCCGCCCTCGGATCAGCTACCCCGAGCAGCTGCCGGTGTCCGCCCGGCGCGAGGAGATCGCGGCCGCGATCCGCGATCACCAGGTCGTCATCGTCAGCGGCGAGACCGGCTCCGGGAAGACCACGCAGATCCCGAAGATCTGCCTCGAGCTCGGCCGTGGCATCACGGGCACCATCGGGCACACCCAGCCGCGCCGGCTCGCTGCGCGCACCGTGGCCGAGCGCATCGCCGAGGAGCTCGGTGTCGAGCTGGGCGGGGCGGTGGGTTACCAGGTCCGGTTCACCGACGAGGTGTCGGCGACCACCCTGGTCAAGCTCATGACCGACGGCATCCTGCTGGCCGAGATCCAGCGCGACCCGCTGCTGCGCCGCTACGACACCATCATCGTCGACGAGGCCCACGAGCGGTCCCTCAACATCGACTTCATCCTGGGCTACCTCGCCAACCTCCTGCCGCGGCGCCCGGACCTCAAGGTCGTCATCACCTCCGCGACCATCGACTCGGCCCGCTTCGCCGCCCACTTCGGCCCCCGCGAGGCCGGCCGCCCGGACGGCGCACCCGTCGAGCCTGCCCCCGTGGTGGAGGTCTCCGGGCGCACCTTCCCCGTCGAGCTCCGGTACCGGCCACTGACGCCCGATGCCACCCACCCGGACGGGACCGATGACGACCGCCCTGTCGCCACGAAGCCGGGAAAGGGGCCGCGCGAGGAACCGCTGGACCAGATCACCGGCATCCTCCAGGCCGCCGACGAGCTCATGACCGAGGGTCCCGGCGACATCCTCGTGTTCCTCTCCGGGGAGCGGGAGATCCGCGACACCCACGTGGCCCTGGCCGAGCACCTCGGGCCCCGCTACCTCGCGCCGGGCGGGCGCTCCACGGTGCCGGGCGCCGTCGAGGTGGTGCCGCTGTACGCGCGGCTGTCCTCCGCCGAGCAGCACCGGGTCTTCGAGCCGCACACCACCCGCCGCATCGTGCTGGCCACCAACGTCGCCGAGACCTCGCTGACGGTGCCGGGCATCCGGTACGTCATCGACCCCGGCACGGCCCGGATCTCGCGGTACTCCACCCGCACGAAGGTCCAGCGCCTGCCCATCGAGCCGGTCTCCCAGGCGAGCGCCAACCAGCGCTCGGGCCGCTGCGGCCGCGTGGCCGACGGGATCGCCATCCGCCTGTACTCCGAGCAGGACTTCGCCTCCCGGCCGGAGTTCACCGAGCCGGAGATCCTGCGCACCTCCCTGGCCGCCGTCATCCTCCAGATGGCGGCACTGGGCCTGGGCGACGTCGCCCGGTTCCCCTTCGTGGACCCCCCCGACACCCGCGCGGTGCGCGACGGCGTGCAGCTCCTGCACGAGATCGGCGCCCTCGACCCGGCCGCGGCCGATCCCCGCGACCGGCTCACCGACGTCGGCCGCCAGCTCGCCCGACTGCCGATCGACCCGCGCCTGGGCCGGATGCTGCTCGAGGCGGAGAAGAACGGCTGCGCGGCCGAGGTGATGATCATCGTCGCCGCCCTGTCGGTGCAGGACGTGCGCGAGCGGCCCAGCGAGCACCAGCAGGCCGCGGACGAGAAGCACCGCCGCTTCACCGACCCCACCTCGGACTTCCTGGCCTACCTCAACCTGTGGCGCTACCTGCGTACCCAGCAGCGTGACCTGTCCGGCTCGGCGTTCCGGCGGCTGTGCCGCGCGGAGTACCTGAACTACCTGCGGGTGCGGGAGTGGCAGGACGTCGTCGCCCAGCTGCGCCAGCTCGCCAAGCCGCTCGGCCTGAGCCTGCGACCGCTGGCCCTGCCGCACGAGGACGAGATCGCGGCGACAGCGGAGCACACCGCGGACGGGCGCCCCGACCTGGCCCGGGCGGTAGTCGCCGTCGGGCGTGGCTCGGACGCCGCGAGCGCCGACGCGCTGCACCAGTCGCTGCTGGTGGGGCTGCTGTCCAACCTCGGCTCCTGGGACGAGCGGCGCCGCGAGTACGCCGGCGCCCGCGGCACCCGGTTCGTGGTCTGGCCCGGCTCCGGCCTGGTGAAGAAGACCCCCGCCTGGGTGATGGCGGCGGAGCTGGTGGAGACGTCCCGGTTGTTCGCACGGACGGTGGCGCGCATCCAGCCGGAGTGGGTCGAGCCGTTGGCCGCCCATCTGGTCAAGCGGACCTACTCCGAGCCGTACTGGTCCACCAAGCACGGCGCCGCCATGGTCAAGGAGAAGGTGCTGCTCTACGGGATGACGCTGGTCGCGGACCGGCCGGTGCTGCTCGGCCGCCTGGGCGACACCCCGCTCGGGGACGTCAGCGCCCGCGAGCTGGCCCGGGAGATGTTCATCCGGGAGGCGCTCGTCGGCGGGCAGTGGCGCACGCACCACCAGTTCTACGCGCGCAACCAAGAGCTGCTCACCCAGGCTCAGGACTTCGAGTCACGCGCCCGGCGGCGGGACCTCGTGCTGGACGAGGACGGACTGTTCGCCTTCTACGACGAGCGGCTGCCCGAGTCCGTGGTCAGCGCCCGGCACTTCGACACCTGGTGGAAGCAAACCCGGCGCACCGACCCGGACCTGCTCACCTTCACGATGGACCTGCTCGTCCCGCAGGCAGCCGCCGTGTCCGGGGCCGACTTCCCGGACACCTGGCGACAGGGCGACCTCACCTTGCCGCTGACGTACCAGTTCGAGCCGGGGTCGTACGCCGACGGGGTGACCGTGCACGTGCCGGTGGAGGTGCTCGCCCGGCTGCGGCCGGACGGCTTCGACTGGATGGTGCCGGGGCTCGCGCCGGAGCTGGCGACCGCGACCATCCGGGCGCTGCCCAAAAAGGTCCGGGTCCAGCTCGTGCCCGCCCCGGACGTGGCCCGGCAGGTCGTCGACGCGCTGCCGCCGTGGCACGAGGTCGCCCCCGCACCCGAGGGCGCCCAGTCCTACCACGACGCCTTCGCGTCCGCCGTGCGGCGGCTGCGGGACGTGGAGGTGCCGGACGACGCGTGGGACGAGGAGAAGCTGCCCGACCACCTGCGGATGACCTTCCGGGTGCTCTCCGAGCGTGGCGCCGTGCTCTCCGAGGGCAAGAACCTCATCGCGCTCCAGCGCGAGCTCGCCCCCCAGGCGCAGCAGGCCGTGCGGGCGGCGGTCCGGGGGGCGGTGCGGGTCGCGATGGAAGAGGCCCAGGTGGCGTCCGGGCCCGCCGGCCGTGCGGATCGCGCCACATTGTCCTCGTCCGCCCGTTCAGACGGTGCCTCACTGACCTCATCGGCGTCATCCTCCACAGCCGGCGGGGACGATGTGGCGCGATCCGCTCACGTGACGCCGATGCTTCCCGAGCAGCACGACCTGACCACCTGGCCGGACGTGCCAGGCGGGACCATCCCACGCCAGGTGGAGTCCACCGGGTCGCAGGGGCTGATCGTGCGCGGGTACCCCGCCCTGGTGGAGCTGTCGGGTGCCGGCGGCAAGGGCACCCCGAACGTAGCGCTGCGGGTGCTGGCCGACGCCGGCGACCAGGCCGCCGCCCACCGGCTGGGCCTGCGCCGCCTCGTGCTCCTCGAGACCGCCCTGAACGTCCAGCGCGTGACGAGCCGGTGGACCGGACGGCAGGCGCTGACCCTGGCCGCCAGCCCGTACCCCAACACCGAAGCCTTGGTGGCGGACGTGCAGCTGGCCGCCGTCGGTGCGCTCGTGGACGAGTGGACCGCGGCCCACGCCGGCCGGCAGGTGGTCGACGCCAGCGCGTACGCCGAGCTGGTGGCGCACGTCCGCGCGGCGCTCGAGGAACGGGTGCACCGCGTGATCGGGCAGGTGGTCGCCACGCTCGACGCGCACCGCGACGTCGAGGCCGCAATCAAGTCGGCGACGTCGATGATGCTGCTCAACACCCTCACCGAGGTGCGCGACCAGGTGGCGCGGCTGGTGTTCCCGGGGTTCGTCTCCTCCACCCCGCCCGACCGGCTGGTCCACCTGCCCCGCTACCTCCGCGCCGCCCAGCGCCGGATCGAGCGGGCCGAGCAGAACGTCCACCAGGACGCGGACCTCGCATGGAAGGTCGGCGAGCTGGAAGAGGCCTACGAGGCGGAGGTCGCGGCCGGTGAGCGTCTGGCGCCGGACCCCGCCCGGGACGCCCGGCTGGCGGAGGTGCGGTGGATGCTCGAGGAGCTCCGCGTGAGCTTCTTCGCCCAGCAGCTCGGCACCCCGATCAAGGTCTCGGAGAAGAGGATCCGCAAGGTCTTGGCCGAGGTGTAG